A window of Streptomyces broussonetiae genomic DNA:
AGCCTGTGAAGATCGCGTACTCCCCCTGCCCGAACGACACCTTCGTCTTCGACGCCCTCGCCCACGGCCGCGTCCCCGGCGCCCCCGCGCTCGACGTGACCTTCGCCGACATCGACATCACCAACGGCATGGCGGAGCGCGGCGAGTTCGACGTGCTGAAGGTGTCGTACGCCGTCCTGCCGTACGTCCTCGGCGAGTACGCGCTGCTGCCGTGCGGCGGTGCGCTGGGCCGCGGCTGCGGGCCGCTGGTGCTCACCCGCGAGGAGGGCGTCGATCTGACGGGCCGTACGGTCGCGGTGCCCAGTGAGAAGTCGACCGCCTATCTCCTCTTCCGCCTCTGGGCGGCCGACACGCTCCCCGCAGGGGTCGGCGAGATCGTCGTCATGCCGTTCCACGAGATCATGCCGGCCGTGCGGGACGGCAAGGTGGACGCCGGACTGGTCATCCACGAGGCCCGCTTCACGTACCAGAACTACGGGCTGCACAAGCTCGCCGACATGGGCGAGCACTGGGAGCGGACCACCGGGCTGCCGATCCCGCTGGGCGCGATCATCGCCAAGCGCTCGCTGGGCGAGGAGGCGCTCACCCGGCTCGCCGACGCCATCCGCGCCTCCGTACGGGCCGCCTGGGACGACCCCGAGGTCTCCAGGCCGTACGTCATGGAGCACGCCCAGGAGATGGACCCGGCCGTGGCGGACCAGCACATCGGGCTGTACGTCAACGAGTTCACCGCCGACCTCGGCGAGGACGGCTACGCGGCGATCCGCGGACTGCTCACACGCGCGGCGGCCGAGGGGCTGCTGCCGCCCCTCGGCCCGGATGCGCTCGCTTTCCCCTGACGGGTCCTAGACGTCCAGCTGGTCGGCGACCGCCCGCAGCAGGCCGGCGATCTTCTTGCCGGAGGCCTTGTCCGGGTAACGGCCCTTCTCGAGCATCGGCGTGATGTTCTCGAGAAGGGTCGTCAGGTCCTGCACGATCGAGGCCAGCTCGTCGGGCTTCTTGCGCTGGGCGGCGGCGACGGACGGCGTCGGGTCGAGCACAGTCACCGAAAGTGCCTGGTCACCGCGCTGACCGGCGACAACGCCGAACTCCACGCGCTGTCCCGGCTTGAGTACGTCGACTCCGGCGGGGAGAACCGAGGAATGGACGAAGACGTCACCGCCGTCGTCGCGGGAGAGAAAGCCGAAGCCCTTCTCGCTGTTGAACCACTTGACCTTGCCGGTAGGCACGTCTGTCCTCGTCCTCGTATGTCGTCGGGAAAACTACTCAGGAAACGGCTCTTGATAGCACTGGAGCGGGTCGACCGTGACCCGCCCATACCAAGCGCTACCAAGGCTAATGGTCTTCCAGCGGGTGACAAGACGTCCCCCGGTTGTTCTCTGCGGCTGGGAACTACCCTGGTCCGGTGCGTGACAAAACCCAAACGAATTCCGCCGCACCCGGTGACCGACTGATCCGCACCGGTGCCATCG
This region includes:
- a CDS encoding 1,4-dihydroxy-6-naphthoate synthase, which translates into the protein MTHTTHTTGEPVKIAYSPCPNDTFVFDALAHGRVPGAPALDVTFADIDITNGMAERGEFDVLKVSYAVLPYVLGEYALLPCGGALGRGCGPLVLTREEGVDLTGRTVAVPSEKSTAYLLFRLWAADTLPAGVGEIVVMPFHEIMPAVRDGKVDAGLVIHEARFTYQNYGLHKLADMGEHWERTTGLPIPLGAIIAKRSLGEEALTRLADAIRASVRAAWDDPEVSRPYVMEHAQEMDPAVADQHIGLYVNEFTADLGEDGYAAIRGLLTRAAAEGLLPPLGPDALAFP
- a CDS encoding cold-shock protein, with the translated sequence MPTGKVKWFNSEKGFGFLSRDDGGDVFVHSSVLPAGVDVLKPGQRVEFGVVAGQRGDQALSVTVLDPTPSVAAAQRKKPDELASIVQDLTTLLENITPMLEKGRYPDKASGKKIAGLLRAVADQLDV